The DNA region AGATGCTCGAACCGAAGATGACCGACACCGCCAGGTACCGGAAGAAGGGCGAGGGCGACGACGTCGACCTGTGCTTCTCCAACGCCGGGGTCTTCAACCCCTGGCGGCAGGTCGGTCTGAAGAACATGAAGGCAGAGGCCGAACTGCACGACGAGATCGACGACTTCACCGTCCTGGACGCCCAGGGCAAGGACGACAAGCAGATCTCCGACATCCAGGAGCTCGCGGGAAACAAGGACTGCGACGCGCTCATCGTCTCGCCCAACACCACCGCCACCCTCACGCCCGCGGTGAAGGAGGCCTGCGGCAAGCTGCCCGTCATCGTTTTCGACCGGGGCGTGGAGACCGACTGTGCCGTGACCTTCATCAACCCCATCGGCGGCTACGGCTACGGTGCCGTCGCCGCCGACTTCCTCGTGGACGAGGTCGAGCCCAAGGGCAAGATCCTCGCGCTGCGCATCTCGCCCGGCGTCGACGTCCTGGAGACCCGCTGGTCCGCCGCGAAGCTCGCCTTCGACAAGAGCGAACTGGACGTCGTGGACGTGAAGTTCACCGACGGCGACCCGGCGAAGACCAAGTCCGTCGTGTCCGACGCGATCTCCCGGCACGGTTCGATCGACGGCGTGTGGATGGACTCCGGGGCCACGGCCGTGGCCGCGGTGGAGGCCTTCGAGGACTCGGGTGCCGACGTGCCCCCGATCACCGGCGAGGACCAGCAGGACTTCCTGGAGGCCTGGAAGGACAAGAAGCTCACCGCGATCGCCCCCACCTATCCCACGTTCCAGTGGCGCACCCCGGTGATCGCCGCCCTGCGCATCCTCAGGGGCGAGCGGGTGCCCGAGGAGTGGAAGCTGCCGCAGCCCACCGTCACCGAGGCCAACCTCGACGACTACCTCCAGGACGGCATGCCGCCGCTGCACTACGCGATGTGCGGCTGCCAGAAGCTGCCCGGGTTCCCCGGGGCCTGGGGAGGCAAGAAGTGACGCGGCCCGAGGGAGACCCGGGGCGTGACCTCCCGCGGCCGGACCCCGCACCCCTGCCCGTGGGCGCGAACCCCTGGATCTGGCACTCGCCCGTCACCGCACGGGCCCTCGCCGAGGTCCTG from Streptomyces flavofungini includes:
- a CDS encoding substrate-binding domain-containing protein, which translates into the protein MTRSRSPRPRRRPTTPAAAAVLATALLAALTACSSDAPADAPAASGQNAGHSAGQKGDSGDKPSKFFDRVEYDRQLTLSGLTPKGPAAKPWEQMLEPKMTDTARYRKKGEGDDVDLCFSNAGVFNPWRQVGLKNMKAEAELHDEIDDFTVLDAQGKDDKQISDIQELAGNKDCDALIVSPNTTATLTPAVKEACGKLPVIVFDRGVETDCAVTFINPIGGYGYGAVAADFLVDEVEPKGKILALRISPGVDVLETRWSAAKLAFDKSELDVVDVKFTDGDPAKTKSVVSDAISRHGSIDGVWMDSGATAVAAVEAFEDSGADVPPITGEDQQDFLEAWKDKKLTAIAPTYPTFQWRTPVIAALRILRGERVPEEWKLPQPTVTEANLDDYLQDGMPPLHYAMCGCQKLPGFPGAWGGKK